A region of Cucumis melo cultivar AY chromosome 2, USDA_Cmelo_AY_1.0, whole genome shotgun sequence DNA encodes the following proteins:
- the LOC127148172 gene encoding uncharacterized protein LOC127148172 — protein MDLEWSSVVDSGMDNLCSLLPSSSIDDDFQILTDIHVSSLSSTFDLKEKDMFASKELLSKSFYYIAIKNNFEFKTVRSNSKSIEFKCSQDNCPWYVRASRYKGGELWRLRKYIANHNCSINVIQTTHKQASSSLISDCIGKDFSSFDRSTPNDIMIHMRTKLGVNVSYYKAWRAKELVMNSLNGEAKESYALIPNFFMKLKEINPGSFTAYETDTEGHFKYCFMAIGACIEGWKYCRPIYQLTVNAINDVEFQVIDGRKQFIVRLDCKSCTCRVWDLDEIPCAHALAVLRGRNMNTYSFVSKYFLSSTLISTYTGSVRPVGNHANWKSIGFENNILPPTFKRRAGRPRKQRILSIGEKKSHSRCSHCHRAGHNRRNCKFPPFLQ, from the exons ATGGATTTAGAATGGTCTAGTGTTGTTGACAGTGGGATGGATAATTTGTGTTCTTTGCTGCCTTCTTCTTCCATTGATGACGATTTTCAAATTCTTACGGATATTCATGTTAGTAGCTTGTCTTCTACATTTGATTTGAAAGAAAAGGATATGTTTGCTAGCAAGGAATTACTATCAAAGTCATTTTACTACATTGCTATAAAGAACAACTTTGAGTTCAAGACTGTGAGATCAAATTCTAAATCTATTGAGTTTAAGTGCTCCCAAGATAATTGTCCATGGTATGTTCGTGCATCTCGTTACAAGGGTGGGGAATTATGGCGGCTAAGGAAGTATATTGCTAATCACAATTGCTCCATAAATGTTATTCAAACTACTCATAAACAAGCATCTTCATCACTGATTAGTGATTGTATTGGAAAAGACTTTAGTTCTTTTGATCGTTCAACTCCAAATGATATTATGATTCACATGCGTACTAAACTTGGTGTAAATGTTAGCTACTATAAAGCGTGGAGGGCAAAGGAACTTGTTATGAATTCTTTGAATGGTGAAGCAAAAGAATCTTATGCCTTGATTCCAAACTTTTTCATGAAACTAAAAGAAATTAACCCAG gTTCATTCACTGCTTATGAAACTGATACAGAGGGACATTTTAAGTACTGTTTTATGGCTATTGGAGCATGCATTGAAGGATGGAAATATTGTAGGCCAATATATCAGTTGACG gtTAATGCTATTAAtgatgttgaatttcaagtgatTGATGGAAGAAAACAATTTATTGTACGGTTAGATTGCAAATCATGTACCTGTCGCGTTTGGGATCTTGATGAAATTCCATGTGCCCACGCTCTTGCTGTTCTTCGTGGGCGTAATATGAATACTTACTCTTTTGTTTCCAAGTATTTTTTGTCAAGTACTTTGATTTCAACTTATACTGGATCAGTTCGTCCGGTTGGGAACCATGCCAATTGGAAATCTATTGGGTTTGAGAATAACATACTACCTCCAACTTTCAAGCGTCGAGCAGGACGACCGcgaaaacaaagaatattatCAATTGGCGAGAAGAAAAGTCACTCAAGATGCAGCCATTGTCATCGTGCTGGTCACAATCGTAGAAATTGCAAATTTCCACCATTTTTACAGTGA
- the LOC103492020 gene encoding protein TRAUCO yields the protein MDSLRSTYKDEDDEEDESVRPSEIDPPELADPPMDANVSGSSTDPQDGTRQDPPDASEEISEEEPASDDTEKSAKLAKSPGNDDDDEDPPLKKQKQLSSLNQPVEEDKSPLPGSDSAKNDGSAGGNAAPVATALNPKKSKKKNNNVWVTKSTRKGKKKNKANNNNNAPTEDPVLITPVPRFPDKGDDNNDMQICLSKVYKAEKVELSDDRMSAGSTKGYRMVRATRGVEEGAWYFEIKVVSLGETGHTRLGWSTDKGDLQAPVGYDGNSFGYRDIDGSKVHKALREKYGEEGYKEGDVIGFYINLPDGALYAPKPPHFVWYKGQRYICAPEGKEEPPKVVPGSEISFFKNGVCQGVAFTDLNGGRYYPAASMYTLPNQPNCVVKFNFGPDFECFPEDLQGRPLPQPMIEVPYHGFDNQVENGVSSEKNTVVTK from the exons ATGGATTCCCTCCGTTCTACTTACAAAGACGAAGACGATGAAGAAGATGAGTCCGTTCGCCCTTCTGAGATCGACCCTCCTGAGCTTGCTGATCCACCAATGGATGCCAATGTCAGCGGCTCCTCAACTGACCCCCAGGACGGTACCAGACAAGACCCACCTGATGCCTCTGAAGAAATCTCCGAAGAGGAACCCGCCTCTGATGACACCGAGAAATCAGCTAAATTGGCGAAGTCACCTGGGAATGACGACGATGATGAAGACCCACCTTTGAAGAAGCAGAAGCAATTATCTTCGCTTAACCAACCGGTGGAGGAGGACAAATCGCCTTTACCCGGATCCGATTCTGCTAAAAACGATGGTTCCGCCGGTGGCAATGCTGCTCCGGTGGCCACGGCTTTGAATCCgaagaaatcgaagaagaagaacaataaTGTTTGGGTTACGAAGTCGACCCggaaagggaaaaagaagaacaaagctaataacaataacaatgcTCCAACTGAGGACCCTGTGTTGATCACTCCAGTTCCGAGGTTCCCTGATAAAGGGGATGACAATAACGATATGCAAATATGTTTGTCAAAGGTTTACAAAGCGGAGAAAGTTGAATTGAGTGATGATAGAATGAGTGCTGGTAGTACAAAAGGGTACAGAATGGTGAGAGCCACTAGAGGGGTGGAGGAAGGGGCGTGGTATTTTGAAATCAAGGTGGTGAGCTTGGGGGAGACCGGGCATACTCGACTTGGATGGTCGACGGATAAAGGGGACTTGCAGGCTCCGGTCGGGTACGACGGTAACAGTTTTGGGTATAGAGATATTGATGGAAGTAAAGTGCATAAGGCTTTAAGAGAGAAATATGGAGAGGAGGGATATAAGGAAGGTGATGTTATCGGTTTCTATATCAATTTGCCTGATGGGGCTCTGTATGCGCCCAAGCCACCTCATTTTGTTTGGTATAAGGGACAGAGGTATATTTGTGCTCCTGAAGGGAAAGAGGAGCCGCCTAAAGTAGTTCCTG GAAGCGAAATTTCTTTCTTCAAAAACGGAGTATGCCAAGGGGTTGCTTTTACGGATCTAAATGGAGGCCGCTATTATCCTGCAGCCTCCATGTACACTCTCCCTAATCAACCAAATTGTGTTGTCAAGTTCAACTTTGGCCCCGATTTTGAATGCTTTCCAGAGGACTTACAAGGTCGTCCTTTGCCACAACCCATGATCGAAGTACCTTACCACGGATTCGACAACCAAGTTGAAAACGGAGTTTCAAGTGAGAAAAACACAGTAGTCACGAAGTAG
- the LOC107991090 gene encoding serine/threonine-protein phosphatase 7 long form homolog, protein MVGAEFHELPNDADGETITRYARAYILQLMGGSIFADKSTRYVHLMFLPFLANLHHTGRYSWGGACLAWLYRQLCKTSKQGVREIAGPLILLQIWAWERFPIVAPQLLHVNPNQLHSRAYGSKWRDQFCVTISATHVVSQYRYMFDLLQPSQIVWEPYKTVIDSLPHFCTNGHDIWRTISSLICFYIGEWHHPDRVLRQFGIQQAVPRDCNTKPLLHNINLRTADWSDKVAHLVMRWHNCRRFTAIGPPIEQFDMDVTQEYIHCAKTLASSISPNWELL, encoded by the exons ATGGTTGGGGCAGAGTTTCATGAATTGCCTAACGATGCCGATGGGGAAACTATCACACGTTATGCACGGGCATATATTTTACAGTTGATGGGTGGGAGTATTTTTGCAGATAAATCAACCCGTTATGTGCACCTAATGTTCCTACCATTCTTAGCTAATCTGCACCACACGGGGCGATATTCTTGGGGTGGAGCCTGTTTGGCATGGTTGTATAGACAATTATGCAAGACATCCAAACAAGGTGTTCGTGAAATAGCTGGGCCACTAATATTGTTACAAATATGGGCTTGGGAACGATTCCCAATAGTGGCTCCGCAACTCCTACATGTCAATCCTAATCAATTACACAGTCGAGCTTATGGTTCAAA ATGGAGAGATCAATTTTGTGTGACAATATCGGCTACACATGTAGTCTCTCAGTATAGGTACATGTTTGATCTTCTTCAACCTAGTCAG ATTGTCTGGGAGCCATACAAAACTGTCATAGATAGCTTGCCACATTTTTGTACAAACGGTCACGACATATGGCGGACGATTAGTTCTCTCATATGTTTCTACATTGGTGAGTGGCATCATCCTGATAGAGTACTTAGACAGTTCGGTATTCAACAAGCTGTTCCACGTGACTGTAATACTAAACCACTGTTGCACAACATTAACTTGAGGACTGCTGATTGGTCAGATAAAGTTGCTCATTTAGTGATGCGATGGCATAATTGCAGAAGGTTTACTGCTATAGGACCTCCAATTGAGCAGTTTGATATGGATGTaactcaagaatacatccaTTGTGCAAAAACATTAGCAAGCTCTATATCACCCAACTGGGAGTTGCTATGA